The sequence below is a genomic window from Chondrinema litorale.
AATTGGGTTTTTGTTGCCGAATAGTCTTTTTGCTGTAGACTCATTAATTACCATTTGAGTCGGCTCTGTAAGAACTTTATCAGGGTCGCCATGAATCAATTTGTAATCAAAAACCCTAAATATATTTGGGTCGCAAATAGCGATGTTTTCTACAGTAAATTCCTTTTCATCAAACTCCATTTGAAAAGTGCCAGATCTGCCAATTCGAACTACTTCTTCAAGTTGGCCATCGTAAACAGATTCTAGTGTAGGCCCAAGAACATAAGGTGTAACTGTGCTACCAACAAACTCACCTTCTTGGTTTTTGTATTCCATGTAAACTCTGTAGATTCTATCTGCTTTTGAGTTAAATTTATCGAAACTCAATTCATCCTGCACATATAGAATAATGAGAATACAGGCAGCCATACCTACTGTTAATCCTAGAATATTTATAAGGCTGAATATTTTGTTACTCAGCAAGTTTTTAAATGCAACTTTTAGGTAGTTCTTAAACATGACTCATTTGTTTTAGTATATCTTCTTTTATAATCTGACCATCGAACAGGTGGACTTTTCTATTGCTGTATGCAGCATCGTGCATAGAGTGGGTAACCATTACAATGGTAGCTCCTTTGCCATTTAAATCAGACAAAACCTTCATTACTTCGGTGCCATTTGCACTGTCTAGATTCCCTGTAGGCTCATCGGCGAGTATTATTGCCGGATCGTTTACAATAGCTCTGGCTATGGCAACTCTTTGTTGCTGACCGCCAGAAAGTTGCTGTGGGTAATGTGTTGCTCTGTGGATAATATCCAACTGAGAAAGCACATGGTTAATTTTTTCTTTTCTTTCTTTGCTGCTTAATTTGGTATATATCAATGGCAGTTCTACATTGTCGTATACATTAAGCTCATCAATCAGATTAAAACTCTGG
It includes:
- a CDS encoding ABC transporter ATP-binding protein, with protein sequence MHEIIKTESISRIYKTTEIETTALKQVSFSVNEGEFVAIMGPSGCGKSTLLNMLGLIDQSDSGKYFFKGKDISHLGEKQKADMRKENLGFIFQSFNLIDELNVYDNVELPLIYTKLSSKERKEKINHVLSQLDIIHRATHYPQQLSGGQQQRVAIARAIVNDPAIILADEPTGNLDSANGTEVMKVLSDLNGKGATIVMVTHSMHDAAYSNRKVHLFDGQIIKEDILKQMSHV